The genome window TAGATTTTATTTTAGATACGGGATTAAATGAAATTATCGGCAAAAAATATTTATTAATAAAAAAACTGCTTGATAATTTAAAAAATCTTGAAAAAATCAAAATCTATGGACCGGGAGATCCAAAAAAAATTGTCCCGATAGTTTCTTTTAATATAAATTCAATTGACCCGTCTGAAGTCGGGTGTCTTTTGGACGAACGTTTTGGAATAATGACGAGGGTGGGTCTCCATTGTTCTCCTTTGGCGCATAAAACAATCGGTTCATTCCCGAGGGGAACAGTACGGGTAAGCATTGGTTTTTTTAACACGGAAGAAGATGTCGATTATTTGATAAAAAGCATAAAAAATATTTTAAAAATAAAGACATAATGGACAAAGAGCTGAAAGAAGAATGTATCCTGGTTTTTCAAACTACGCATAGAACGCTGCAGGCGGAAAATATTTTAAAAAAAGAGAAGATAAAGATTAAAATTATATTAAAACCCCGTTCAATTACAACTGATTGCGGCCTGGCGATTAAATTTGACCCTTTAAACAAAGATACAGTCTTAAAAATTATTAAGGATTATAATTTGTCATTAATGGGAATATACGGCAGGAGCGGAGAAAAATGGATAAAATTATAAAAAAGATATCGCGGGAATTATTTATGCTTTTTGTTTTGTTTATTGTTTTTTTAAATTTGCAAAAAGATATTTTTGCAAAGGATGACCAGAATTGTTCTGAATGCCATGCGCAAAAATATATGCGCAAGTACGACGATGACGGTAAACTGACAGAACTTTTTACGGATAAAGACATGTTTGACCATTCCATTCACGCAAAATTGACCTGCCAGACCTGCCATACAAGTGTCAAAAGCACCCCGCACAAG of bacterium contains these proteins:
- a CDS encoding DUF3343 domain-containing protein; amino-acid sequence: MDKELKEECILVFQTTHRTLQAENILKKEKIKIKIILKPRSITTDCGLAIKFDPLNKDTVLKIIKDYNLSLMGIYGRSGEKWIKL